In one Pseudarthrobacter sp. NBSH8 genomic region, the following are encoded:
- a CDS encoding carboxylesterase family protein, whose product MTGWRDGAVLRATGIPYATAGRFQLPVTASDWTADYAATTLAPACPQGPVPFLDDILGTRYGELPGSEDCQRLSITVPEGLADGEHVPVMVWLHGGSYTSGSGDLAIFDPKSLVSENRVVVVSVTYRLGLFGYLATGTGRPANLGLLDQLEAFRWVQRNIAAFGGDPGRVTAFGQSAGGDSVVHLMATPEAPSLFQRAIIQSAPLGITRGRHKMSRAMGIAAEAVTEDTPMLDVVDIEGHVSQVARKYGLMAAMPFGTQYGHAPLPLESRVEAAWNATAPGIEVLIGHTSDEARLFLPRSPVVSWLGKVPLLGDVAVRAINWAVTEAVYGRSARKFARRHARAGGKAYSYLLSWGAPGNFYRAAHTVDLPLLFGNQQTWASAGLLKGATWDEIDAVGREVRRLWAAFARGDGLGETGGIPGALEYRSM is encoded by the coding sequence ATCACCGGGTGGCGGGACGGTGCGGTGCTGCGGGCCACCGGCATTCCCTACGCCACCGCGGGCCGTTTTCAACTTCCGGTGACCGCGTCCGATTGGACCGCCGACTATGCCGCCACCACCCTCGCACCGGCCTGCCCGCAGGGCCCGGTTCCGTTCCTGGACGACATCCTGGGCACCCGGTATGGCGAGCTCCCCGGAAGTGAAGACTGCCAGCGCCTGTCGATCACCGTCCCGGAAGGGCTTGCCGACGGCGAGCACGTCCCGGTCATGGTGTGGCTGCACGGCGGCTCCTACACGTCGGGCTCCGGCGACCTGGCGATCTTTGACCCCAAGTCCCTGGTGTCCGAGAACCGGGTCGTCGTGGTGTCCGTGACCTACCGGCTGGGCTTGTTCGGCTACCTGGCCACCGGCACCGGCCGGCCCGCGAACCTCGGCCTGCTGGACCAGCTGGAAGCGTTCCGGTGGGTGCAGCGCAACATCGCGGCCTTCGGCGGCGACCCGGGGCGCGTCACCGCGTTCGGGCAGTCGGCAGGCGGCGACTCCGTAGTCCACCTCATGGCCACTCCGGAGGCGCCGTCCCTGTTCCAGCGGGCCATCATCCAGAGTGCACCGTTGGGGATCACCCGCGGCCGGCACAAGATGAGCCGCGCCATGGGCATCGCGGCCGAAGCCGTCACGGAAGACACCCCGATGCTGGACGTGGTGGACATCGAAGGCCACGTGTCTCAGGTGGCCCGGAAATACGGCCTGATGGCAGCCATGCCGTTCGGCACCCAATACGGGCACGCCCCGCTGCCACTGGAATCACGCGTTGAGGCGGCCTGGAACGCCACGGCCCCGGGCATCGAGGTGCTGATCGGGCACACCTCCGACGAGGCCCGTCTGTTCCTTCCCCGGAGTCCAGTGGTCAGCTGGCTGGGCAAGGTCCCCCTGCTGGGTGACGTTGCCGTGCGGGCCATTAATTGGGCGGTGACGGAGGCTGTCTACGGCCGATCCGCCCGCAAATTTGCCCGCCGCCACGCCCGCGCGGGAGGCAAGGCCTACAGCTACCTGCTGTCCTGGGGCGCGCCCGGGAACTTCTACCGGGCCGCCCACACGGTTGATCTGCCCCTGCTGTTCGGAAACCAGCAGACCTGGGCCTCCGCTGGGCTCCTCAAGGGCGCAACCTGGGATGAGATCGACGCTGTGGGCCGTGAGGTGCGCCGGCTGTGGGCAGCCTTCGCCCGCGGGGACGGATTGGGTGAGACGGGCGGAATTCCCGGCGCGCTCGAGTACCGCTCGATGTGA
- a CDS encoding inorganic diphosphatase, translating to MKHDVTIEIPKGSRVKYEVDHETGRVRLDRVLFTSMQYPTHYGFFENTLGEDGDPLDALVLLQDFDLHPGVIVESRPIGVFNMTDDGGGDAKVLCVPVDARFDHIQEISDVSDFLIKEIEHFFTRYKDLEPGKWVKAEGWGDRAAAEAELEASIKRYVPATH from the coding sequence ATGAAGCACGACGTGACCATCGAGATCCCCAAGGGATCACGAGTCAAGTACGAAGTTGACCACGAAACCGGCCGCGTCCGCCTGGACCGCGTTCTCTTCACCTCCATGCAGTACCCCACGCACTACGGGTTCTTCGAGAACACCCTGGGCGAAGACGGCGATCCGCTGGATGCACTGGTGCTCCTACAGGACTTCGACCTGCACCCCGGCGTCATCGTTGAGTCCCGCCCCATCGGCGTTTTCAACATGACCGACGACGGCGGCGGCGACGCCAAGGTCCTGTGCGTCCCGGTCGACGCCCGCTTTGACCACATCCAGGAAATCAGCGATGTCAGCGACTTCCTGATCAAGGAAATCGAGCACTTCTTCACCCGTTACAAGGACCTGGAGCCGGGCAAGTGGGTCAAGGCTGAGGGCTGGGGCGACCGCGCCGCCGCCGAGGCCGAGCTGGAAGCCTCCATCAAGCGTTACGTGCCGGCAACGCACTAA
- the dacB gene encoding D-alanyl-D-alanine carboxypeptidase/D-alanyl-D-alanine-endopeptidase, with translation MKETSGASAFRRTVQRGLQAWPTALLLAVIVILALPAVWLVAPAFVVPPPAATPVVPAWQQLPATLSARQGLAPLAESAPVPLPAAVAAQLDALLKPDGDGSFTGLVQDALTGQVLFDRGGSESRIPASNMKLLTAVAALRAIGPDHRFGTRVLAGPASNQVVLTGGGDVLLGAGESAPNQVMGHAGLATLATATVDALQAIGTTGELKVLVDDSLFSGPALNPVWADGDVAAGEVAPLYPLALNSARFDPAVTTGLRPQDSAITAAEAFAAQLKTAGAAAGLTVAAGVDRYTAPSGDAPPAEEPAVLAEVQSATMGQQVDLMLQTSDNYLAEVLGRMAASAAGEPASNDGATSAVRTQLVNLGIPTDTMRLADVSGLALANQVSARQFAEVVRAITTGTDTRLLAALDGFPVAGLTGTLDSRYGDGTTARGAGLVRAKTGTLNSVIALSGYVVDADGRLLVFSFIGNGLTPGAAGNREALDRAATALAACGCR, from the coding sequence ATGAAGGAAACATCGGGCGCCAGCGCGTTCCGGCGCACGGTTCAGCGCGGGCTGCAGGCCTGGCCCACCGCGCTGCTCTTGGCCGTGATCGTTATCCTGGCACTCCCCGCCGTGTGGCTGGTAGCCCCTGCTTTCGTCGTCCCGCCGCCGGCAGCCACGCCGGTGGTGCCCGCCTGGCAGCAGCTCCCGGCCACTCTTTCCGCCCGGCAGGGCCTGGCCCCGCTTGCGGAGTCGGCGCCCGTTCCGCTGCCCGCCGCTGTCGCCGCGCAGTTGGACGCCTTGTTAAAGCCCGACGGCGACGGCAGCTTCACAGGGCTGGTCCAGGATGCGCTCACTGGCCAGGTCCTGTTTGACCGGGGCGGTTCGGAGAGCCGGATCCCCGCCTCCAATATGAAGCTGCTCACCGCTGTGGCCGCCCTCCGGGCGATCGGGCCGGACCACCGTTTCGGCACCAGGGTTCTAGCTGGGCCCGCCAGCAATCAGGTGGTGCTGACCGGCGGCGGCGACGTCCTCCTGGGCGCCGGTGAATCCGCGCCCAACCAGGTGATGGGCCACGCAGGGCTCGCCACCCTGGCCACCGCCACCGTGGACGCGCTCCAGGCCATTGGAACAACCGGCGAACTGAAGGTCCTGGTGGACGATTCCCTGTTCAGCGGCCCCGCCTTGAACCCCGTCTGGGCTGACGGGGACGTTGCAGCGGGCGAGGTGGCGCCCTTGTACCCGCTGGCGCTGAACTCGGCGCGCTTTGACCCGGCTGTGACCACCGGCCTACGCCCCCAGGACTCTGCAATCACCGCCGCGGAGGCGTTCGCCGCGCAGCTCAAGACTGCAGGCGCCGCTGCGGGACTCACGGTAGCGGCCGGCGTCGACCGTTACACTGCGCCTTCCGGCGATGCGCCCCCCGCTGAAGAGCCGGCGGTCCTTGCCGAAGTCCAGTCCGCCACTATGGGCCAGCAGGTGGACCTGATGCTGCAGACCTCGGACAACTACCTGGCGGAGGTCCTGGGCCGGATGGCTGCGTCGGCGGCCGGGGAGCCCGCCAGCAATGACGGCGCCACCTCAGCAGTCCGCACACAGCTCGTGAACCTGGGGATCCCCACGGACACCATGCGCCTGGCCGATGTGTCCGGTCTGGCGTTGGCCAACCAGGTCTCTGCCCGCCAGTTCGCGGAAGTGGTGCGTGCCATCACCACCGGGACCGACACCAGGCTGCTGGCTGCGCTGGATGGATTTCCGGTCGCCGGGCTGACCGGAACGCTGGACAGCCGCTACGGGGATGGCACCACGGCCCGCGGAGCCGGCCTGGTGCGGGCCAAGACCGGGACCCTGAACTCGGTGATCGCACTCAGCGGGTACGTGGTGGACGCAGACGGGCGGCTCCTGGTCTTCTCGTTCATCGGCAACGGGTTGACGCCTGGTGCTGCAGGGAACCGGGAAGCCCTGGACCGGGCCGCCACGGCGCTCGCCGCCTGCGGCTGCCGCTAA
- a CDS encoding zinc-dependent metalloprotease, translating to MESTVRDSSAPASSSPAQALINWDLAASTAARLASAGPTLNSSEIGEAVDSLRCLADASVPHVHEITGLEAARDLRDSSVLVVDRASWAKANTQSFAVMLKPAMEKMLESRRGNVSPAAASVSGAITGSQLGAVLAFLSSKVLGQYDPFAALAEGSKAPAAGRLLLVAPNIVAVERELNVTPEDFRLWVCLHEQTHRVQFAAAPWLRHHMLSEIDNLSGHLLGNVDSLMERASAAARSLKDRTATGNTPGRGAILDLLQNPEEKASLSHLTAVMSLLEGHANVVMDAVDASIVPSVRTIRQRFTDRGKDRGVMEKFIRNLLGLDAKMRQYSDGAKFVRSVVAVAGMEGFNRVWESAENLPTEPEIHDAKLWVDRMGL from the coding sequence ATGGAGTCCACTGTGCGTGATTCGTCAGCCCCGGCATCGTCCAGCCCGGCCCAGGCCCTGATCAACTGGGACCTGGCCGCGTCCACGGCGGCCCGGCTGGCCTCCGCGGGGCCCACCCTCAACTCGTCGGAAATCGGCGAAGCCGTGGACAGCCTGCGCTGCCTCGCGGACGCCTCCGTCCCGCACGTCCACGAAATCACGGGCCTTGAAGCCGCGCGGGACCTCCGCGACTCCTCTGTCCTGGTGGTGGACCGGGCCAGCTGGGCCAAGGCCAACACGCAGAGCTTCGCCGTGATGCTCAAACCCGCGATGGAAAAAATGCTGGAAAGCCGCCGCGGCAACGTCAGCCCGGCGGCGGCCAGCGTCAGCGGCGCCATTACGGGCAGCCAACTCGGCGCTGTCCTGGCGTTTCTGTCCAGCAAGGTCCTGGGCCAGTACGATCCGTTTGCCGCGCTCGCCGAAGGTTCCAAAGCGCCGGCAGCCGGCCGCCTGCTTCTTGTGGCGCCCAACATCGTGGCTGTGGAGCGCGAACTCAACGTCACGCCGGAGGATTTCCGGCTCTGGGTCTGCCTTCACGAACAGACGCACCGCGTGCAGTTCGCCGCCGCGCCCTGGCTCCGCCACCACATGCTTTCCGAGATCGACAACCTCAGCGGGCACCTGCTGGGCAACGTTGATTCGCTGATGGAGCGCGCGTCCGCCGCCGCGCGTTCCCTCAAGGACCGGACCGCCACCGGCAATACTCCCGGCCGCGGCGCCATCCTGGACCTGCTGCAGAACCCCGAGGAAAAGGCGTCACTGTCCCACCTGACGGCCGTGATGAGCCTGCTGGAGGGCCACGCCAACGTTGTGATGGACGCCGTCGACGCCAGCATCGTCCCCTCCGTCAGGACCATCCGGCAGCGCTTCACCGACCGTGGCAAGGACCGCGGCGTGATGGAGAAATTCATCCGCAACCTCCTGGGCCTGGACGCCAAGATGCGCCAGTACTCCGACGGCGCCAAATTTGTCCGCTCGGTCGTGGCTGTGGCCGGCATGGAGGGCTTCAACCGGGTGTGGGAATCCGCCGAAAACCTCCCCACCGAGCCCGAAATCCATGACGCCAAGCTGTGGGTTGACCGGATGGGCCTGTAG
- the tilS gene encoding tRNA lysidine(34) synthetase TilS has protein sequence MVQNALAEAGYPEHVLVACSGGPDSMALAAVAAYFARRGHVDGHALTVGAVVVDHQLQEGSAQVAAAAVQTLKELGLSPVDLRTVTVASTGMGPEAAARDARHAALEAAARDYGATAILLGHTLDDQAEQVLLGLARGSGTRSLAGMRPARGLLLRPFLGLRRVDTLEICDVEDLEPWHDPSNSDPSFARSRTRVEVLPLLEEKLGPGVAESLARTASILQLDADYLEDVADRTFAALAERSGLEVSLPEEALGELSPAIRFRVIAKAAADVGGQQPSYQRLLAAEALLRRQGSAGPVELPGGVSVYRLSLAELAQRDAAETRPATPDGPDGGAPVPREAARCGKLVFRPQKPPQE, from the coding sequence ATGGTCCAGAACGCCCTGGCAGAGGCTGGCTATCCGGAGCACGTGCTGGTGGCCTGCAGCGGTGGTCCCGATTCGATGGCCCTCGCGGCGGTGGCGGCCTATTTTGCCCGCCGCGGCCACGTTGACGGGCACGCCCTGACGGTGGGCGCGGTGGTGGTTGACCACCAGCTGCAGGAAGGCTCGGCCCAGGTGGCTGCCGCCGCTGTCCAGACACTGAAGGAACTGGGCCTCTCCCCGGTGGACCTCCGGACCGTTACCGTCGCCAGCACCGGGATGGGGCCGGAAGCCGCCGCCAGGGATGCCCGCCACGCAGCGCTGGAGGCTGCGGCCAGGGACTACGGGGCCACCGCTATCCTGCTCGGGCACACTCTGGATGACCAGGCCGAACAGGTCCTGCTGGGGCTTGCCCGCGGCTCCGGCACACGCTCGCTGGCCGGCATGCGGCCTGCCCGCGGCCTGTTGCTGCGGCCGTTCCTGGGCCTGCGCCGCGTGGATACCCTGGAGATCTGTGACGTCGAGGACCTTGAGCCTTGGCACGATCCCAGCAATTCGGACCCGTCGTTTGCCCGCTCCCGGACCCGGGTGGAAGTACTGCCGCTGCTCGAGGAAAAACTGGGGCCCGGCGTGGCTGAATCGCTGGCCCGGACCGCGTCCATCCTGCAGCTGGACGCTGACTATCTGGAGGACGTGGCAGATCGCACATTTGCCGCCTTGGCCGAGCGGTCCGGACTCGAGGTCAGCCTTCCGGAGGAGGCCCTGGGGGAACTTTCCCCGGCCATCAGGTTCCGGGTCATCGCCAAGGCAGCGGCCGACGTCGGGGGCCAACAGCCCAGCTACCAGCGCCTTCTGGCAGCGGAAGCGCTGCTGCGCCGGCAGGGTTCTGCCGGTCCCGTGGAGCTGCCCGGCGGTGTGAGCGTGTACAGGCTGTCCCTCGCCGAGCTGGCCCAGCGGGACGCGGCGGAAACGCGGCCCGCGACCCCGGACGGGCCCGACGGCGGTGCCCCCGTTCCCCGTGAAGCGGCCCGCTGTGGGAAGCTAGTATTCCGGCCTCAAAAACCGCCCCAAGAATAG